The genomic segment TTTCCCATCACCAAAATGTGTGCGCTCGTGAGACCTCTCCAAACATTTGCGTAACAATAGGTTTATTTCGTCACACCAGGACCGGGTCCACCCTTTTGATTGGCCAAGCggtcaaaaaaaaaaattgtcccCCCCGCTCTTGAAATTGAAGACAAAAAATGTACGTTTAATGGGAAATTCAATTTTAAAGCAAGTTGTCTGCagttttacacattttgccatggggcagagagaataTTTAGCAATTTTATaatacatttcatgcaattctactcattttgccatgggccAGAGAGAAATATGGTAAGCTATATGCTGTTTTAAAGCTAcatttctgcaattctacacattttgccatgacttatgccatggtaatgatatctgagtgagagtgactaacaaaatcaatggggtccCCCTGGAATACAGGCCCTTGACCACGTCCCCTACGTGCCCGGTTGCTATTCGgacatgattactacaagtttagataactggctagactaatttaccaatctaaaaattgtTAGCTGGCATGACTAATTGAGTGACTGCATAATCAAATTTCAAACTTGCATCTTGTGTATTCTaatattctaactctcaacagttgAGAACCCAATTGGGGGCCCTAAACAACCGCTTATGTCAAGCAGGCCCTGTGTCACACAATGACAAATATTTGATCATTTTCTTTATTAAAAGTGGATCATCTCAAATTAATTAAGAAGATAATTAGAATCTGTCTTTAATAAATAGCAACTTTTTCGTTTTACCACACAAATTACACCCTCTGTACAACTCCTTTCCTattgtgtcctctcctccatcaccaaGTGCTGCACATAAGCAATAGGCCGGTGGAGTGACTACAATATTTccacatttctctctcttgtctttccaGATCAGTAGTGACAAAGGAAAGCTGACAAAGAAAAGTAAAAGTTTAAGACAAATAGAGCACAGCCAGCAGCTCCTGTACGAGGCCCCACATCACACTTCTTCTCatcttcctccactcctcttcctctcatctcttgCCATTGCCATGTGGGTCTCTGGTTGCCCCGCCTGCACTCTCGTCCCCGCCCTGGTTCAGTGCATGGCCCAGGTTAATCAGGGCACAGAGACTCACCACGCAGCCTGGAGGAGGTACTACATATCCGTGCCTAAAAAGAGTTGCCAAGAAGGACATAGGAAACATTGATTTCACATCAACGATGTACAGTTTTGTAATGCTGTTTTGTCTTCCCTCCTTTAGAGATAAAGCGCCACCTACTGATAAAATGTATGACGAGTGACTGAATACACATACTTACAATGCAAGTTTTCTTATATTCTTAGCGGAAGGAGGACTGTTGTACCTGTGTCTGTGTGCAGTCGAGGGGAAATAAATGACTAATGACATATTGGAAAATGTGCAAAATTAAAGGGTTGGGGGCCTGTTTATAGTAATAGAATAAGGGAACTCACATAGTTAATGTTGAGTTGCTATCTGTCTCGTTCTGACTCTGCATCAACTCCTCAGTCCTGTTGGcaaaagagcaacaacagagtgggAGTTGAACTGTATCAGTATATATTGTCTATAGCATACCCACAGCGCTTTCCACCAACGATCTTCCTCACGTTGAGCCATACTCTGTGCCAGTGCTGTTCCAAAGAATACAGAGCCTGCGTGGATACACAGGGGATATCAGTAGTGAGCTAAACTACTCTGTCACTTCAAGTTCTAGAACATTTCTGGTTTACTCAGCTGGGATTCATtgcccacatacagtatacatgtcaaaaacacacacacacaggtcatatAAAAAACCCACACAATCAAGGCCTTTAGATTCAACAGAAGAGTATCACTTTAACagttactctgtctgtctgtacttgGTTTCCCTTTGCGTGATTCTGCTCAGCTAGATATTCATGGTTGAGTAATGCCTATCATGTATTTATGAACCAGAGTGAGTGTGGATTGAATCAAGGAAAGTGCAGACAGGCATTTctgattctatttctatgtgaaaAGCAGGCATTTATTGCATCACTCCTGGTTTGTAAAAAGCTTTTATTTACGTACAAAAGAAGTGAAGTATATTAGGTTTAGTCACTTTAAACAAAACAAGTAAGCATTTGACATAAAGTACTCAACACATTGAATGTGATTTATGAACTATTACAATAGTTAATCTACTTtaaaacacccccccccccctagcaTTACAGTTTCCTTTTCATGCTCACAATTTACTTCAACTCTGGTGCACTACATTTCAGAAATAGTTGTAGcggatttttttgtttgttagagAGCCACAACACCTATTACCAAAGTCATGCTTCAACCAATGTGATAACACGTGTTATTAAAAAAACGGTGTGCCAATTCAAGCTGTCCTGTGTCAGTGTCATTTTCTGCCTATCCCATGGGGGTCATTGGTGGAGGCGCCCGCTATCTCGTCCCCTTTCTGCAGGGCTGACCCCAGATTAGCGTTCATGCAGGTGGGAAGATAGCAGAGAGACACACTGCCTCTGGGTTGAAAGGAGGGGAGTATCAGGTTAGTCTGGAGTGTTATGGGAATAACCGTGTCGCTGTTGCTAAAGAAACAGTTAAGGTTATGTATATGCCCTATTACTTTAAGTGCAGTTGGACACACAAcagttggacacacacacaggctcgtGTGCTCAGTCAAATCATTCAATCGCATTGTACTTGCCTACATTTAGGGAG from the Oncorhynchus keta strain PuntledgeMale-10-30-2019 chromosome 33, Oket_V2, whole genome shotgun sequence genome contains:
- the LOC118366171 gene encoding uncharacterized protein LOC118366171 isoform X2, whose translation is MIPAWSLGVLLLGYVFGFPVPFNSTQRQYEYETLLQLNDTVGKSTQPFMSNDTESNETEIPFPFQDYDHAIPLCILWNSTGTEYGSTTEELMQSQNETDSNSTLTIHRYNSPPSAKNIRKLALHGYVVPPPGCVVSLCALINLGHALNQGGDESAGGATRDPHGNGKR
- the LOC118366171 gene encoding uncharacterized protein LOC118366171 isoform X1, with the translated sequence MIPAWSLGVLLLGYVFGFPVPFNSTQRQYEYETLLQLNDTVGKSTQPFMSNDTESNETEIPFPFQIILPMENMSPLLDYDHAIPLCILWNSTGTEYGSTTEELMQSQNETDSNSTLTIHRYNSPPSAKNIRKLALHGYVVPPPGCVVSLCALINLGHALNQGGDESAGGATRDPHGNGKR
- the LOC118366171 gene encoding uncharacterized protein LOC118366171 isoform X5, producing MIPAWSLGVLLLGYVFGFPVPFNSTQRQYEYETLLQLNDTVGKSTQPFMSNDTESNETEIPFPFQDYDHAIPTEELMQSQNETDSNSTLTIHRYNSPPSAKNIRKLALHGYVVPPPGCVVSLCALINLGHALNQGGDESAGGATRDPHGNGKR